In Penaeus vannamei isolate JL-2024 chromosome 24, ASM4276789v1, whole genome shotgun sequence, the genomic stretch tattactgtctttttcttatctggttagggatatatatgtattttttaaatctgCATTGTATTTGCACGTATTTTACTCAGCATCACCAACCTTTCTCCGTTGGTCTTgtatttttctgcctctctctgtcttttcccctcactcactcgcacaaacCTTATTTGGGTTTTAGATGTGGTTGACAATAGAATTTAATGGGGTcgcctattttttattattgttatttcttgaaAATTTTCTGCCTCGTTAACAGCTAAGGTCATTAACGTCATATTCAAAATATTGTGACATGTTGAGGCTTGTGGGCAAAGCCTCCTGGTAAAGAAaagtcatacagcactatgataaAATGTTGTGGCGAAAATGGGTAAACCTTAGTTAACGGTTAGGACGAAATGTTAGATGCCAAAGATTGTAGAGCACTATAAGCTAGTATAGTAGTGAAAAAGAGTAAATAGGGTAGAGCAAATGGAGTATGAAGGCCATTCTGAACtggcacaaagccagccttttggTCATTCATTTGGCACTAGTACCATGCCTGTGTTGTTTTAGTCTCTTGGTttagtataaaaaaagaagaaagagaacataaaaagtaaaaagtatctCTTGTCTTGAATGTTGTAATAATGTGCATTAAGTTCCACATTAGTAATTCAAATTTTTCATTCAGTTTAATAgtagaaaatattatatatatgatgatgtgtAATTAATTATACTGTAGGCATCAGTAAGATCACATAAGGATATCTACTATTTTTCAAATTAAACAAAGTCAATAAAAAGCATAATATTTATAGGTAATTACTCCATTTAAAAGTCATATCATGTATGtcatttattttcaaaatttacatgatagtatatataaataagtagatgagTAAATAGTGAGTTGATGTAAATGACAGATTTGACAGTTTTTGAGCCCACTATACTATAAAAAATTAActtttcagaattatcataataTACCATTCCAGTTCAACCCCAAATAAGTATACATCTCTCATTCTTCATGAAAACTTTGTGCATCATTCAAGCAAgcaattttcattcttttcttatttgcaGCTTGGCTTCCTATAGTCCAAAATACTATTTGTTTGAATGTAATTTTTGAACACTGCATGACATAAAAATGTTCACTCAATATCTGGTAAATATAAGTAGATATCTAAATTGCAGAATATCTTCTTGTATGTAAATGGATAAAATGAAAGTTAGCATCTAATTTTTAGCCTATATATCCAGCAGTAAATTCCCATCCCCCTTCATCTTATTTCCCAATTCGCTTCTGCATTTCTGGGGGAAACTCTTCTATACTTGATCTTGCACAATCCAGGCAAAACCTCTTGGTGTAAAAGATGCTACATGAGGATGCCTGACACACAACTCTCTTACAAGCCACACATTCTGATCCTAGTAAGAGAAAGGATTTTGTGCCGGCACTTTGGAATGGGTCTTTCATCATATAACAGTTCTCCAGAAATGTGATATCCTTATGGAAAGGTGGTTTACAGCCATAGTAGTTATAGGACTCCGTCAAACCACACACTTCACAGAGAAATGTTCCGCCTTTTTCATTCTTCATGTTGATGTCACTTGCTGTTGCCATAGTTGGGTTTCCTCTACAGTTTACGGTGATGTTGGTTCCCAAATGACATATTTTGAACGCAATAATGTCTTCACTTCACTTTGTGGTGGTCGTTTCTCTGAGCTGAAACAGCAAAAGCCAAATCCAaataatcttattattgttaaattgTATATCAAACTTCTTAATGTTACCCATCTTTTTTGCCACTGAGAACCCCTTTACTTAAATAATTTATCTACTCAAGAAAACAATGTTATACACTAGCAAGCAACAAACTAATTTTCGTAAACTGATCAGCTAGGTGAATAATTATGTTACAGTATGCAATTAAATAAACGTTAATATTTtaggaaacttttttttcataGCAGCCTTATTATCAGTAATCTTGCTGCTGCCTCTTGATATTTTGACCATAATACACAGCCTCTAATTCTACCTTATCAAACCCCCAGGGATTTGTTGACAACCAAATGGTAACCACTCGGAACAATTATCATAACATTCTTTAGGTGAAATTGGAATTACACATTTACTTTTCAGTTCATGTAACATCTGTACTACTGATTTTTATAATATTCAGTTTGTTGAAGCATAGAAACTATTGAAGTTCCCTGGTAGTTTGAAAGAATATTTGTTGCTTAATCTTTTGATGTACACTGTTTACTGTATATTTGAAGATCGGGTCAAAATGTGTACCTGAATATGCTATTACGAATTGCCTTCTCAAGTGCCAAGTACATGGTAATATTTCATCTTACTATttggtaaataaaataaaataaagtaatattcaaaaatatatttaataacaaatgaCTAGatgacaaaatacaaacaaaaaacaagagtagAACCTGAGAAAGTTCTTTATGCTTTCATAAACACATTTCCCCGTGTTTAAAGGCTGCCCTTAAAATGAGGGTATTTGCATCCAAATGTGTTCTCTGACCAATGGCCTGATATTAAATACATCTATAACATGTATCAATATGGTCATTTTAAGCACTACAATTATGAGATCAGATTGAGTGCATTAATGTGAAcatattgatgtttttttatagatgaaagttttaaaagtaacaaaataataaatgcatttttgGACAGACATGCCTTCAAATATAGTAGGTAATATACATAACTCTAACTCTCTATCATTTTAAACTCAAGCTTCCATGTAGTAACATTTATAATGTCTGAAAGCCTATTAAAAAGAACTGagaattattttgttttaaaataATAAGGAATTGAATTAACCCACAACTTCACTGAATGTAATAGACCCACTATTTTATTAAATACAACTAAAAAGTCCATAAAGTTTCTACCCGAATTCAACAATTGACTAAAAACAAAAAGTAGGACCATTTTACTTCACAAGTTTTTATGTGACCTTTTAAAATAAGAACACATGGAACTTCACAATTACGATTACCAACATTTTCCCAtgagaatacaaaaaaatgataaatgtataAACTGTAAGcataatacacataaataatgCAAGTGGTGGTTTGGAATACATACTCTTCAGATAAATAGTGAGTGAATTAATAACTGTTAACTTTCCAGCCTGTGATAATATGCTACTGGTGATAATATAATCCCTACATTGCATAACATGTGTTGATAATACTGGTCTCCAACTGTATGTCTGACTATATGAATAAAACCAACTAGAGATTTATCATGTGTTATCAGGCCAACCCATCATGAATTTCAAGTAAATgcaatgtacaatatatatattatacaacaaATATATACTTGGTCATCCTAGAATCTCAGTTACATGTAAGTTATTACTTTGGAGTATATTTTGATTGGAAATAACATTAAAATGATTCCAAACTGAGTAAGTACTGCATTATCAATCCATTCTTTCTTTGATTTAGGTatgtttaattcattttttcttttgaggCTTCAATGGGCCACCATGGAGGCCTAAACGTTTTTACAACCATATCATTGGCTTTCAGAGATTCAGCAGCTAAGCATTCTTTAACTCTTAAAAGCCCTATCCCATACTGACCATCTATTCCTCGAACCTTTCCTACAGATTTTCCCTTCTCATTGATTATATTTGTATCGTAAGCAAGAGTGGAAGCGTCACCAGGAAATATGAGAGGCATGTACCTCTTGCGCACAACACCAGTGTGGAAAGTTCTGGCAGTAAGTTCTTGTCCTATGTAACAGCCTTTGTGAAAACTAACTCCATGAAGATAATCTAGATTGGCTTCAAGTGGCAAGCATTTTGTTGGTGGGAGCTCCTGCAGCCCTTCACCAACACCCAACTTATAACGTAAAAACTTGAAAATCTCTTTATCAAGTTCTACATCTGATACAATGTCTGTGATATGTTTTTTGTCTGGAACAACAAGCCTGTGTCCTAGATATTTCATCCTTGGATCTCTTGTCACAATGACATCGCTCACAGTGTCTTTCAAGTGCAGGAGGACCTCAGATTCTGCTTTTGGATTAAGGTATAAAGACTCTACATCAACCTGTGTAATACTGTCCATGTCTAATTCTGGCTCAAACACAGCCCATACATTAAAGTCTTCTAGAGGTTTAATGTCAATTTTCCTTCGCACTTTGTACATCTTCAGATGCCTCACTAAATGGTCCAATTTTTCACGGTCACATTCAACTAGATAACTCTCCTCATGCCTCTTGTAAATAATGGTATCAAAGACAACTCTGCCTTGAGTGTTGAGCATCATTGAGTACATGCTTGTTGCTCCTTCTAACAGGTGATTCATGTCATTTGTGACAAGGCCTTGCAGGAAAGCAGAAGCCTCTTTGCCATTTACTTGCACTAAGCTCCTGCTTGACTGCACTTCAGCACTAAGATTTCTTTGCATGGAATAAGAAATGCTGGCCCAATTTCTTCCAGCATGTACTGTCTGGCGACACAATCTACTAAATACATGCAACATGATTTGCGTTCTGGTGTAAATTACCAAAAAACTTTACTGTGCTCCTTCAGATGGCTGGTTCTTGGAAAGTCCTCAAGTACCTGGAAGAAATAAAGGTTTCCTCAGTCCTTCTATACTATAAGTAATTCATATAATAAATTTGGGCAAATCTTACTTATACACAACTGCACCTACAACTCGCCTACATGTGGCCACATAATAACCAGTAAACCTCCACTACATATACCATGGTAAGACTGAGCTTGTAGACCTCCCACGTAACTAATTACCATCCAGACTGTAAAGTATTTTTCTTGCACAGGGAATATTACATCTTTTCATGTGCAGAAAAcataattttgtctacatttgtgtggatggatgatgaaacaagtgcatgGGAAGGATAAAAAAATCTTATGtgtggaagatgatttaaaaaagaactaagcgtgagCGGAAAGTTACcagagaactacatttgcgcagacagaatttgaccaaataatttttgcagaCCAAATTTTACAGTCTGGATTATCATATCAGAAACTGTCGAAGCTTGGTTTGGACAGCATATACACATGTTGGAGAATTGTTTGTCTTTGCCAGAGTACAGACAGTAGGGAAGACAAGTGATTGCTTGACAATACCACAATATCAGGTTGCATATAGGTTTGTATGGCTTTCATAAATTATTACAGCAAAATGCATGTGGATTTGGATAGAACACAAgcaatgtatattatacatttctAATAATTATGTTTTAGCAATCACTTTTCCTCTATATCCACATGTTCCTATTCCCAATTACAAGTAATCCTATCACACATAATAGTCGAatcgtaaatacaaatatataatataacgaGACATTGCTGTGCAAAAATTGACCAGGGCTTTAAACTTTGCAAAAATAACTCTTTTTAACGTTTTAATATCTACTTAAACCACAGATCATTTGCTAAGTGATACTCAATCCCCATAGTGACTTAGAACTAAATTGGATGCtcagaaaacagaagagaataataatttaGACAGCTGAAATGACGTACGTGCTCTCGGTCGAAATTCTGTGCAAATGATGCAACAGTTTGTAACTGTGTTTATGAAGTGATCTCCAGACAACAACAATATTTATGAGTTCCTGATGATATATTTTGAtgattcctcttcttctgttgtaTCTATATCTGGCCACAACCGCTGTTAAAGGATTTACATAAATTTGATATATGTTTTGTGATCCCGTTAAAAGACATAAAAATATTAGTAAACATTCTAGTAAACAAGAATGCATTTAATAGTTAAGCAAACTCACTTACcctatatataaactaatattgaAATAATTTACTTCAAAAAGACTATAGTTTGCCTCAATAACTTATGATAATGTACACTAATAtgcattatataatatttattcggAAAGTTAAATACTTATAATAAGGAAAGAACACTGTGCTTATTATTCGCACTGTACCAGCTGATCCTCCTTCAAGATGCGGCAACTTCGGCCCCTTCTCGTATCACACTCAGGGAACTATAAGAATAGTCAATGGACACGATTGAAGATTCTGCACAGGTGTCTCTCCACGTCACTGAGAAACTCTTGCAAGGAAGATAATGATACGTCAGCTCAGAAATACAAGAGAACAGTTCTCTTGCCTGCGACGAGTTTCCCTCTTCGGGTAGAAGGAGCAAAAAGGGtcaagaatgagaggagaattcAGGAGGTAAAAATCGTGTAATTGGTGTTAATGTGTAGTATAAAGAGGGATTATGGCAATGAAGAGTGAGTCACTAATGTTTAgaagttttgtttatattttatattaatgtattttctttgcttattttggATTAGTTTTATATTAATTGATGTTATGTAATAGATATAGAATTCTCTtcataagaaatagaataaagtgATGTGACTTTTTTAGAATTAAATTATGCCTGAAATTTCTATACTTGATGATTCCATATACTGTATTCCATATCCAGGAAGCTGGCTT encodes the following:
- the LOC113803271 gene encoding cysteine-rich DPF motif domain-containing protein 1; this translates as MATASDINMKNEKGGTFLCEVCGLTESYNYYGCKPPFHKDITFLENCYMMKDPFQSAGTKSFLLLGSECVACKRVVCQASSCSIFYTKRFCLDCARSSIEEFPPEMQKRIGK
- the LOC113803267 gene encoding putative transferase CAF17 homolog, mitochondrial produces the protein MLHVFSRLCRQTVHAGRNWASISYSMQRNLSAEVQSSRSLVQVNGKEASAFLQGLVTNDMNHLLEGATSMYSMMLNTQGRVVFDTIIYKRHEESYLVECDREKLDHLVRHLKMYKVRRKIDIKPLEDFNVWAVFEPELDMDSITQVDVESLYLNPKAESEVLLHLKDTVSDVIVTRDPRMKYLGHRLVVPDKKHITDIVSDVELDKEIFKFLRYKLGVGEGLQELPPTKCLPLEANLDYLHGVSFHKGCYIGQELTARTFHTGVVRKRYMPLIFPGDASTLAYDTNIINEKGKSVGKVRGIDGQYGIGLLRVKECLAAESLKANDMVVKTFRPPWWPIEASKEKMN